A stretch of the Chlorobiota bacterium genome encodes the following:
- a CDS encoding TolC family protein — translation MRSSILVIFFLLFPRLIFSQTAGDQPPQTLTLEQAVKLALERNLNLTNSQIRIESAIARTYSNFGTFLPTLSTNAGYNRRLTDGTQFFQGVPIGTSPADNYSLGANLNYTIFDGFARSANYNTAQIEEKIAVKGLERTKQEIAHQARIAFLNAVRNEQIIETYKNNLDLANERLSQVKILVEAGVSESTTILQQELEVVNTELSIEQAQTDAEVSKATLAVILNYEPNIKFQLLTQDIAKNVDSVELFENRKQLGSLSEMIKKQSERPDLVGTKLKLQTNDLAVISAKSARFPTLGAGVNWSWSKNGSNDGSHYAALAINAQYNIFDGFRRDEQEQTANFQKKINEIDLRNLELRSRSELQQAVVRFEGVERQLYVAKKAIMVAKVNREAADEKYKAGASNYTDFLIANNQFQNAQINLLNTVFSYRSSLIEVKFQIGE, via the coding sequence ATGAGATCTTCAATTTTAGTTATATTTTTCTTGTTATTTCCTAGATTGATATTTTCTCAAACTGCGGGAGATCAACCTCCACAAACACTTACATTAGAACAAGCAGTGAAGTTAGCTCTTGAGAGAAACTTAAATTTAACTAATTCTCAAATTAGAATTGAAAGTGCAATAGCAAGAACATATTCAAATTTTGGTACTTTTTTACCAACATTAAGCACTAATGCGGGCTATAACAGAAGGCTGACAGATGGTACTCAGTTTTTTCAAGGAGTACCAATAGGAACTTCTCCAGCTGATAATTACAGTTTAGGAGCAAATTTAAATTATACAATCTTTGATGGTTTTGCTAGAAGCGCAAACTATAATACAGCACAAATTGAAGAAAAAATTGCAGTTAAAGGATTAGAAAGAACTAAGCAAGAAATTGCTCATCAAGCAAGAATCGCATTTTTAAATGCTGTAAGAAATGAACAAATTATTGAAACATATAAAAATAATTTAGACTTAGCAAATGAGAGATTATCTCAAGTTAAAATTCTTGTTGAAGCCGGAGTATCAGAATCAACAACAATATTGCAACAAGAACTAGAAGTTGTAAATACTGAGCTTTCTATTGAACAGGCTCAAACAGATGCCGAAGTTTCAAAAGCTACTTTAGCTGTTATTTTAAATTATGAACCAAATATTAAATTTCAATTATTAACTCAAGATATTGCTAAAAATGTAGATTCAGTTGAATTATTTGAGAATAGAAAACAACTTGGAAGTTTATCAGAAATGATAAAAAAGCAATCTGAAAGACCAGATTTAGTTGGTACAAAACTTAAATTACAGACAAATGACTTGGCTGTTATTAGTGCAAAGTCAGCAAGATTTCCAACTCTTGGAGCTGGTGTTAACTGGTCTTGGAGTAAAAATGGAAGTAATGATGGTTCTCATTATGCTGCCTTAGCTATTAATGCTCAGTATAATATATTTGATGGATTTAGAAGAGACGAACAAGAACAAACTGCAAATTTTCAAAAAAAAATTAATGAGATCGATTTGAGAAACCTCGAGCTAAGATCTCGAAGCGAACTACAGCAAGCTGTTGTTAGGTTTGAAGGAGTTGAGAGACAATTATATGTTGCTAAGAAAGCTATAATGGTAGCTAAGGTTAACAGAGAAGCTGCCGATGAAAAGTATAAAGCTGGGGCAAGTAATTACACAGATTTTTTAATTGCTAACAACCAATTTCAAAATGCTCAAATTAATTTACTTAACACTGTATTTTCTTATCGATCTTCTTTAATTGAAGTTAAGTTTCAAATTGGAGAATAA